A region of Panicum virgatum strain AP13 chromosome 8N, P.virgatum_v5, whole genome shotgun sequence DNA encodes the following proteins:
- the LOC120685774 gene encoding glutamyl-tRNA(Gln) amidotransferase subunit A-like, giving the protein MRPPRPHGPPPRFPFHRRRRRLHSHLYLLVAPLLCFAFLTPALAAAGAPPAAAAGDTGGEGGIIRTRAAAIDWPAMAWPSKCTWLPLPNSGRCHSYTLVSKYHKIWKDTKGVISETEVLKKEPVSDVIALKDSLKYFDADFFNDSKLREMEDGAKEFNVPAFRENRKLVASENGGLHNPSVLLFKSSWNGDSMKSEAITFDYPRASAVHRPSNDEDIAFMSVIELGELIRTKQITSRELTDVFLRRLKRYNPVLEAVVTYTEDLAYKQAKEADDLLAQGKYLGPLHGIPYGLKDIIAVPHYKTTWGSRTFKNQVFDTEAFVYKRLKSAGAVLVAKLVTGSLAYDDIWFGGRTRNPWNIEEFSTGSSAGPAASTSAGMVPFAIGSETAGSITYPAARCGVTALRPTFGTVARTNVMSISESLDKLGPFCRSAVDCAIVLDAIRGKDAGDPSSREVALGDPFRVDITKLTVGYLDDAEMEVVDVLSSKGVKMVPFKLNYTVESVQSILNITMDVDMLAHFDNWQREGHDDDYEAQDQWPVELRRARLVPAVDYIQAQRARGKLIKEVRDGFTIDAFIGNVTDWERVCLGNLVGMPVVVVPTGLKSIEDPPKGGTKRRTTVTTGIYAPPDHDHIALALAMAYQSVTDHNKQRPPIDDLGPNDRIHT; this is encoded by the exons ATGCGGCCGCCACGTCCTCACGGGCCGCCGCCACGTTTCcccttccaccgccgccgccgccgcctccactccCACCTCTACCTCCTTGTCGCCCCACTCCTCTGCTTCGCCTTCCTGacgcccgccctcgccgccgccggggcgcctccagcagcagcagcaggggatACGGGCGGAGAAGGCGGGATCATCAGGACCagggccgccgccatcgactGGCCCGCCATG GCGTGGCCATCAAAATGTACATGGTTGCCCCTGCCAAACAGTGGGAGGTGTCATTCATATACTCTTGTTTCCAAATACCACAAGATTTGGAAG GACACAAAGGGAGTTATTTCTGAAACAGAAGTTTTGAAGAAAGAACCAGTTAGCGATGTGATTGCTTTAAAGGATTCCTTGAAGTATTTCGATGCAGATTTCTTCAATGATTCAAAA CTGCGTGAGATGGAAGATGGTGCAAAAGAATTTAATGTACCTGCATTCCGAGAAAACCGGAAATTGGTCGCCTCAGAGAATGGTGGATTGCACAACCCTTCTGTTCTCCTTTTCAAATCATCATGGAATGGTGACAGCATGAAAAGTGAGGCCATAACTTTTGACTACCCTCGTGCATCTGCGGTGCATCGTCCAAGTAATGACGAAGATATTGCTTTTATGTCG GTAATCGAACTCGGAGAGCTTATTAGGACAAAGCAAATAACATCTCGTGAACTTACGGATGTATTTCTGAGGAGATTAAAGAG GTACAATCCTGTTCTTGAAGCTGTTGTTACTTATACTGAAGATTTAGCATACAAACAAGCAAAAGAGGCAGATGACTTGCTGGCACAAGGAAAATATCTAG GTCCTTTGCATGGTATTCCATATGGCCTGAAAGATATAATTGCAGTACCACACTACAAGACCACTTGGGGCTCAAGGACCTTTAAGAATCAAGTCTTTGATACCGAAGCATTCGTGTACAAAAG ATTGAAGTCAGCTGGAGCAGTCCTTGTAGCTAAGCTTGTTACAGGTTCACTTGCCTATGATGATATATGGTTTGGTGGAAGGACACGAAACCCCTGGAACATTGAGGAATTTTCTACCGGTTCATCAGCAGGTCCAGCGGCTAGCACCTCTGCAG GAATGGTTCCGTTTGCAATTGGTTCAGAAACTGCAGGATCCATAACATACCCTGCTGCTAGATGTGGAGTAACTGCATTGCGCCCAACATTTGGAACAGTTGCACGGACCAATGTCATGAGCATCTCTGAGAGTTTG GATAAGCTTGGTCCTTTCTGCAGAAGTGCAGTAGATTGTGCTATTGTACTAGACGCAATTCGCGGAAAGGATGCCGGTGATCCATCATCTCGTGAGGTTGCTTTGGGCGATCCATTTCGTGTCGACATCACAAAACTCACCGTTGGCTATCTTGATGATGCTGAAATGGAG GTTGTTGACGTTCTTTCCTCTAAAGGTGTCAAAATGGTCCCTTTCAAGTTGAACTACACTGTGGAATCAGTTCAGTCCATCCTGAACATAACAATGGACGTTGATATGCTTGCGCATTTCGACAACTGGCAGCGGGAAGGACATGACGATGACTATGAGGCACAGGACCAATGGCCAGTGGAGCTTCGCCGTGCACGATTGGTCCCAGCAGTTGATTATATACAG GCACAGAGAGCACGGGGCAAGCTGATCAAGGAAGTCAGAGATGGCTTCACCATTGACGCCTTCATCGGCAACGTGACCGACTGGGAGCGCGTCTGTCTCGGAAACCTTGTTGGTATGCCGGTGGTCGTGGTGCCAACGGGCTTGAAGAGCATCGAGGACCCACCGAAAGGTGGCACAAAGAGAAGAACCACTGTGACAACGGGCATATATGCTCCACCTGACCATGACCACATT GCTTTGGCGCTGGCAATGGCTTACCAGTCTGTCACTGATCACAACAAACAGCGGCCACCTATCGACGATCTGGGGCCGAATGACAGGATACATACATAG